In Massilia violaceinigra, one DNA window encodes the following:
- a CDS encoding VanZ family protein, with translation MVFPTPSVMPALLSLLVLDERLRKLRYGTALAIYAAILIMGSLPGARAEIGTVASGIVLHSLAYGVITFLLFTGSLGSARERAIKSVLTVMVMGALDELVQSFLPYRSGAIGDWLVDCNAALITAGLLWAFLPQTARSR, from the coding sequence ATGGTTTTCCCCACACCCTCTGTCATGCCTGCACTGCTTTCCCTTCTTGTTCTTGACGAACGCCTGCGCAAGTTGCGCTACGGCACCGCATTGGCGATCTACGCCGCCATTCTCATCATGGGTTCCTTGCCGGGCGCGCGCGCCGAGATCGGCACCGTGGCATCAGGCATTGTCCTGCACTCGCTGGCTTACGGTGTTATCACATTTCTTTTGTTCACCGGCAGCTTGGGCAGTGCGCGCGAACGCGCGATCAAGTCGGTCCTGACCGTGATGGTGATGGGTGCGCTGGACGAGCTGGTGCAGAGCTTCCTGCCGTACCGCTCAGGCGCGATCGGCGACTGGTTGGTCGATTGCAATGCCGCGCTGATCACGGCCGGCCTGCTCTGGGCCTTCCTGCCTCAAACGGCACGGTCCCGTTAA
- a CDS encoding organic hydroperoxide resistance protein: MQVLYTAHATATGGRDGRAVSDDSVLDVKLSTPKSLGGAGGDGTNPEQLFAAGYAACFLSALKLVSGALKTPVPADTSIDASVGVGPNDKGGFGLTIKLVVKTPGMDQATAQAAVNKAHEVCPYSNATRGNIEVELSVEV; the protein is encoded by the coding sequence ATGCAAGTTCTCTACACAGCACACGCAACAGCAACCGGTGGTCGCGATGGCCGCGCCGTTTCCGATGACAGCGTCCTGGACGTCAAACTGTCGACCCCGAAATCGCTGGGCGGCGCGGGCGGCGACGGCACCAATCCTGAACAATTGTTCGCGGCCGGCTATGCTGCATGTTTCCTGTCGGCCTTGAAACTGGTCAGCGGCGCGCTCAAGACCCCGGTGCCGGCCGACACCAGCATCGACGCATCGGTCGGCGTGGGCCCGAACGACAAGGGCGGCTTCGGCCTGACCATCAAGCTGGTCGTGAAAACGCCCGGCATGGACCAGGCAACGGCCCAGGCAGCAGTGAACAAGGCGCATGAAGTGTGCCCCTACTCGAACGCAACGCGCGGCAACATCGAGGTCGAGCTGAGCGTGGAAGTGTAA
- a CDS encoding MarR family winged helix-turn-helix transcriptional regulator, producing MSQTKQTLPASVNMLALENQFCFALYSASHAMTKTYKPMLDRLGLTYPQYLVMLVLWEQDAILVKDIGARLFLDSGTLTPLLKRLEGNGLLSRNRDPHDERQVRIVLTEQGRALRAQAEAIPEQVLCASGQELAALGRMRSELSSVRDDLFKAMEDHD from the coding sequence ATGAGCCAAACCAAACAGACGCTGCCGGCCTCGGTCAACATGCTGGCGCTGGAAAACCAGTTTTGCTTCGCGCTGTATTCGGCATCGCACGCGATGACCAAGACCTACAAACCGATGCTCGACCGGCTCGGCCTGACCTACCCGCAATACCTGGTGATGCTGGTGCTGTGGGAGCAGGATGCGATCCTGGTCAAGGATATCGGCGCGCGCCTGTTTCTCGATTCCGGCACGCTCACGCCGCTGCTCAAGCGGCTCGAAGGCAATGGCCTGCTCTCGCGCAACCGCGATCCGCACGACGAGCGCCAGGTGCGCATTGTGCTCACCGAGCAGGGCCGGGCGCTGCGCGCCCAGGCCGAGGCGATTCCGGAACAGGTGCTGTGCGCAAGCGGACAGGAACTGGCCGCGCTGGGACGCATGCGCAGCGAACTGTCGAGCGTGCGCGACGACCTGTTCAAGGCCATGGAAGACCACGACTGA
- a CDS encoding SDR family NAD(P)-dependent oxidoreductase, whose protein sequence is MRLEQKVAIVTGATQGIGLACAQRLVKEGARVMLVDIKADGAAAAEALGENARFFAADVSQKADVDAMIAATVAAFGRIDVLVNNAGVTHAADFLDLTEDDFDRVMRINLKSMFLCGQAAARHMVSQQHGCIINMSSVNSEVAIANQVPYVVSKGGINQLTKVMALNLAGYGIRVNGIGPGTILTELAKKAVLGSPEARKTILSRTPLGRCGEPDEIASVVVFLASDDASYMTGQTMYVDGGRLALNYTVPVKE, encoded by the coding sequence ATGAGACTTGAGCAAAAAGTAGCGATCGTCACCGGCGCCACGCAAGGCATTGGCCTGGCCTGCGCCCAGCGCCTGGTGAAGGAAGGCGCGCGCGTGATGCTGGTCGATATCAAAGCCGACGGCGCCGCCGCCGCCGAAGCGCTCGGCGAGAACGCCCGCTTCTTCGCTGCCGATGTCAGCCAGAAAGCCGATGTGGATGCCATGATCGCCGCTACCGTGGCCGCCTTCGGCCGCATCGATGTGCTGGTCAACAATGCCGGCGTGACGCATGCCGCCGACTTCCTCGACCTGACCGAGGACGATTTCGACCGCGTCATGCGCATCAATCTGAAATCGATGTTCCTGTGCGGCCAGGCCGCGGCGCGCCACATGGTGAGCCAGCAGCACGGCTGCATCATCAATATGTCGAGCGTTAATTCCGAAGTGGCGATCGCCAACCAGGTGCCGTATGTGGTGTCCAAGGGCGGCATCAATCAGCTTACCAAGGTAATGGCGCTCAATTTGGCCGGCTACGGCATCCGCGTGAACGGCATCGGCCCGGGCACCATCCTGACCGAACTGGCCAAGAAAGCCGTGCTGGGCAGCCCGGAAGCGCGCAAGACGATCCTGTCGCGCACCCCGCTCGGACGCTGCGGCGAGCCGGACGAAATCGCCTCCGTGGTGGTGTTCCTGGCCAGCGACGATGCGTCGTATATGACCGGCCAGACCATGTATGTCGACGGTGGCCGCCTAGCCCTCAACTATACGGTCCCGGTGAAGGAATGA
- a CDS encoding TPM domain-containing protein: MSHSPTPTMGARLARIWRHWRSTAAKGRRAFPPETLDAIGKAITAGEQTHRSELRLIVENSLPFDALWDGMGMRERAIALFAEYGIWDTEDNCGVLIYVNLAEHKVEIVTDRNVGRKIDNIVWKRVCTTMTQGFARGEFHAATLAALEQVNTLLSQHFPANGARANELPDRPVVL; encoded by the coding sequence ATGAGTCACTCCCCTACACCAACGATGGGCGCACGCCTCGCGCGCATCTGGCGCCACTGGCGCAGCACGGCGGCGAAAGGCCGGCGCGCTTTTCCACCGGAAACGCTGGACGCGATCGGCAAGGCCATCACGGCCGGCGAGCAAACCCACCGCAGCGAGCTGCGCCTGATCGTGGAGAACAGCTTGCCGTTCGATGCCTTGTGGGACGGCATGGGCATGCGCGAGCGCGCCATTGCCCTGTTCGCGGAATACGGCATCTGGGATACCGAAGACAATTGCGGCGTGCTGATCTATGTGAACCTGGCCGAGCACAAGGTCGAAATCGTGACCGACCGCAATGTCGGGCGCAAGATCGACAATATCGTCTGGAAGCGGGTGTGCACGACAATGACGCAGGGCTTTGCGCGCGGTGAATTCCACGCCGCCACCCTCGCTGCATTGGAGCAGGTCAACACTTTGCTCAGCCAGCACTTTCCGGCCAACGGGGCGCGCGCCAATGAGTTGCCGGACCGCCCCGTGGTGCTGTGA
- a CDS encoding TPM domain-containing protein — protein sequence MRWLRFLSTLVLALGLGLGGAAHAQLVPVPTLSSHVTDQAGMLSAEQRAKLETVLTDYESKTGSQIAVLLVKSTAPEQIEQYSIRVSDAGKLGRKGVDDGVLLVVAPDNPSALRRLRIEAGRGVQGVLTDAQSKRILQDVIAPHFQQKQFYDGLVAGVGAIATLLNAEQFPAPPQQQQSNELDEDNITVPLILFGAFLLFSIFRPRRSRLGRGGWSSGATGFIIGSALGGLGSGGGGGGGGGGFSGGGFSGGGGSFDGGGASGDW from the coding sequence ATGCGCTGGCTGCGATTTTTATCGACGCTGGTCCTGGCACTCGGCCTCGGCCTGGGTGGCGCGGCGCACGCGCAATTGGTGCCGGTGCCGACCCTGAGCAGCCATGTCACCGACCAGGCCGGCATGCTGAGCGCGGAACAGCGCGCCAAGCTGGAAACCGTGCTCACGGACTACGAAAGCAAAACCGGCAGCCAGATCGCCGTGTTGCTGGTCAAGAGCACGGCGCCGGAACAGATCGAGCAGTACAGCATCCGCGTCAGCGATGCCGGGAAACTGGGGCGCAAGGGCGTCGATGATGGCGTGCTGCTGGTGGTGGCGCCGGACAATCCGTCCGCCCTGCGGCGCCTGCGCATCGAAGCCGGACGCGGTGTGCAAGGCGTGCTGACCGATGCGCAATCGAAACGCATCCTGCAAGACGTGATCGCACCGCATTTCCAGCAAAAGCAGTTTTATGACGGCCTGGTGGCCGGCGTGGGCGCGATCGCGACCTTGCTGAACGCGGAGCAGTTCCCTGCGCCGCCGCAGCAGCAACAGTCCAATGAGTTGGACGAAGACAATATAACGGTCCCGTTGATCCTGTTTGGGGCCTTTCTCCTGTTCTCCATTTTCCGCCCGCGCCGTTCGCGTCTTGGGCGGGGCGGCTGGAGCAGCGGCGCCACCGGCTTCATCATTGGCAGCGCACTCGGCGGCCTCGGAAGCGGCGGCGGCGGCGGCGGTGGCGGTGGTGGTTTTTCCGGCGGCGGGTTTTCCGGCGGCGGCGGCAGTTTTGACGGCGGCGGCGCCTCGGGAGATTGGTAA
- a CDS encoding LemA family protein, with translation MTNTAFARCARVLLTLALTGTLLSGCGYNEFQTKDEASKAAWGEVVNQYQRRADLIPNLVNTVKGYANHEKETLESVTRARAAATSFQITPEVLNNPEAFKKFQQVQGELSGALSRLMVVAEKYPDLKADASFRDLQSQLEGTENRITVARQRYIVTVQEYNVQVRKFPTNLTAMMFGYEVKPSFTVENEKAISTAPTVNFGK, from the coding sequence ATGACAAACACTGCATTCGCACGCTGCGCCCGGGTGCTGCTGACCCTGGCACTCACAGGGACGCTCCTGTCCGGCTGCGGCTACAACGAGTTCCAGACCAAGGATGAGGCCAGCAAGGCCGCCTGGGGCGAAGTGGTCAACCAGTACCAGCGCCGCGCCGATCTGATTCCGAATCTGGTCAATACGGTCAAGGGCTATGCCAACCACGAAAAGGAAACGCTGGAGTCGGTCACGCGCGCACGCGCCGCGGCCACCAGTTTCCAGATCACGCCCGAGGTGTTGAACAATCCGGAAGCGTTCAAGAAATTCCAGCAGGTGCAGGGCGAGCTGTCGGGCGCCTTGTCGCGCCTGATGGTGGTGGCGGAGAAATATCCGGACCTGAAGGCCGATGCCAGCTTCCGCGACCTGCAGTCGCAGCTCGAAGGCACCGAGAACCGCATCACCGTCGCGCGCCAGCGCTACATCGTCACCGTGCAGGAATACAACGTTCAGGTGCGCAAGTTCCCGACCAATCTGACCGCGATGATGTTCGGCTATGAAGTCAAGCCATCGTTCACCGTCGAGAACGAAAAAGCGATTTCGACCGCCCCGACCGTCAATTTTGGCAAGTAA
- the pyrF gene encoding orotidine-5'-phosphate decarboxylase, whose protein sequence is MNFINKLSAAWTTNNSLLCVGLDPDLARFPAQLASEPDAIFLFCKEIIDATADLACSFKPQIAYFAALGAEGQLERICAYARQHYPHIPLILDAKRGDIGATARQYAREAFDRYGADAVTVNPYMGFDSVEPYMEWTDRGAIVLCRTSNPGGSDLQFLMADGKPLYQHVARMVADKWNRNGQCALVVGATFPEELAQVRAIVGEMPLLVPGVGAQGGDVEATVKSGRTAGGAGMMINSSRAILYATPQGSEDFAAAARRVALETRDAINLYR, encoded by the coding sequence GTGAACTTTATCAACAAGCTGTCCGCCGCCTGGACCACCAACAATTCCCTGCTGTGCGTGGGCCTCGACCCCGATCTCGCCCGTTTCCCGGCGCAACTGGCCAGCGAGCCCGATGCGATTTTCCTGTTCTGCAAGGAGATCATCGATGCCACGGCGGATCTGGCGTGCTCGTTCAAGCCGCAGATCGCCTACTTTGCCGCGCTCGGCGCCGAAGGCCAGCTCGAGCGCATTTGCGCGTACGCGCGCCAGCATTATCCGCACATTCCCCTGATTCTCGACGCCAAGCGCGGCGACATCGGCGCCACCGCGCGCCAGTACGCGCGCGAAGCGTTCGACCGCTACGGGGCCGATGCGGTGACGGTCAACCCGTACATGGGTTTCGATTCGGTCGAGCCGTACATGGAGTGGACCGACCGCGGCGCCATCGTGCTGTGCCGCACCTCGAATCCGGGCGGATCGGATTTGCAGTTCCTGATGGCCGACGGCAAGCCCTTGTACCAGCACGTGGCGCGCATGGTGGCCGACAAGTGGAACAGGAACGGGCAGTGCGCGCTGGTGGTGGGCGCGACCTTTCCGGAGGAACTGGCGCAGGTGCGCGCGATCGTGGGTGAGATGCCGCTGCTGGTGCCGGGTGTCGGCGCGCAGGGCGGGGATGTGGAAGCGACCGTGAAATCGGGCCGTACGGCCGGCGGCGCCGGCATGATGATCAATTCCTCGCGCGCGATTTTGTATGCCACGCCGCAGGGGAGTGAGGATTTCGCCGCGGCAGCGCGCAGGGTGGCGCTGGAGACGCGCGACGCGATTAATTTGTATCGCTAG
- the sbcB gene encoding exodeoxyribonuclease I: protein MTTHTFLWHDYETFGAQPRRDRPAQFAAIRTDANLNEIGEPIMLYCQPAPDFLPDPQSCLITGITPQQCLELGVPEHKFAATIEAAFSQAGTIGVGYNTIRFDDEITRFLFWRNLIDPYAREWQHNCGRWDLLDVVRMTYALRPEGIEWPLREDGKPSFKLEHLAKANGLLHETAHDALSDVRATIALARLIRDKQPKLFDFCLALHKKDKVASEMGMHLAAAQRQPFLHVSGMFPTERGCIGLVWPLATHPTNKNEVLVWDCSHDPAELFGLDAETIRLRMFTRSADLPEGVTRLPIKSIHLNKSPMLVGNLKTLSAAMAEKWGIDIEQGRAFAAVAAAGPDMGALWTQVYQRPGAQEAVDVDEDLYGGFIGNGDRRKLESLRTETPEKLAKARPSFEDQRLVELVFRYRARNFPELLNEAEAQQWEEHRAAKLFDGQGGARTIEQLFAEIDTLSEDADERAEEILGTLYDYAEAIAPSRY from the coding sequence ATGACCACCCATACCTTTCTCTGGCACGACTACGAAACCTTCGGCGCCCAGCCGCGCCGCGACCGTCCTGCGCAGTTCGCAGCGATCCGCACCGATGCCAACCTCAATGAAATCGGCGAGCCGATCATGCTGTACTGCCAGCCGGCGCCGGATTTCCTGCCGGACCCGCAGTCCTGCCTGATCACCGGCATCACGCCGCAGCAATGCCTTGAACTGGGCGTGCCCGAGCACAAGTTCGCGGCCACCATCGAGGCGGCCTTCAGCCAGGCGGGCACGATCGGGGTCGGGTACAACACGATTCGCTTCGACGATGAAATCACGCGCTTCCTGTTCTGGCGCAATCTGATCGATCCGTACGCGCGCGAGTGGCAGCACAATTGCGGGCGCTGGGACTTGCTCGACGTGGTGCGCATGACGTACGCGCTGCGCCCGGAAGGCATCGAATGGCCGCTGCGCGAAGATGGCAAGCCGAGTTTCAAGCTGGAGCACCTGGCCAAGGCCAACGGTTTGCTGCACGAGACGGCGCACGATGCGCTGTCGGACGTGCGCGCCACCATTGCGCTGGCGCGCCTGATCCGCGATAAACAGCCGAAGCTGTTCGACTTTTGCCTGGCGCTGCACAAGAAAGACAAGGTCGCGTCGGAAATGGGCATGCATCTGGCGGCGGCGCAGCGCCAGCCGTTCCTGCACGTGTCGGGCATGTTCCCGACCGAGCGCGGCTGCATCGGGCTGGTATGGCCGCTGGCGACCCATCCGACCAACAAGAATGAAGTGCTGGTGTGGGATTGCAGCCACGACCCGGCCGAGCTGTTCGGACTCGATGCGGAAACGATCCGCCTGCGCATGTTCACGCGTTCGGCCGATTTGCCGGAAGGCGTGACGCGCTTGCCGATCAAGAGCATTCACCTGAACAAGTCACCGATGCTGGTGGGGAATCTCAAGACCCTGAGCGCGGCGATGGCGGAAAAGTGGGGCATCGATATCGAGCAGGGACGCGCGTTCGCGGCGGTGGCGGCAGCCGGGCCGGATATGGGGGCCTTGTGGACGCAGGTGTATCAGCGTCCGGGTGCGCAGGAAGCGGTCGATGTGGATGAGGATCTGTATGGCGGGTTCATCGGCAATGGCGACCGGCGCAAGCTGGAGTCGCTGCGGACGGAAACGCCCGAGAAGCTGGCCAAGGCCCGGCCGTCGTTCGAGGATCAGCGGCTGGTGGAACTGGTGTTCCGCTACCGCGCGCGCAATTTCCCGGAGTTGCTGAACGAAGCTGAAGCGCAGCAGTGGGAAGAGCACCGCGCCGCCAAGCTGTTCGACGGACAAGGCGGGGCGAGGACGATCGAGCAGTTGTTTGCCGAGATCGATACGCTGTCGGAAGATGCCGACGAGCGCGCGGAGGAGATTTTGGGGACCTTGTACGATTATGCGGAGGCGATTGCGCCGAGCAGGTATTAG
- a CDS encoding diguanylate cyclase, with the protein MEQIGTFAASSYTIRDLHLFRDIDDEQIAQALADCAVVRLAPGARVEDSNRARLYILLRGALAVEADTRNGMADGTVSKILPGESVGEQSVLDEAANLASISALEESELLLIEGELVWKLIDQSNGLARNLLRLLSFRIRAANALLRRRQKLGEFYRQLSMNDGLTGMYNRAWMNDMLPKLIATAHRAGTPLALVMLDLDHFKRFNDTHGHLAGDDALRAAADVISTALRPSDFALRYGGEELMVILPETPEPLALMVAERLCSRMREAPIFRDMRIPLPHITASFGVALLETGMDDSALIAAADAAMYRAKEGGRNRVAR; encoded by the coding sequence TTGGAACAGATCGGCACCTTCGCTGCATCAAGTTACACCATCCGGGACTTGCATTTGTTCCGCGACATTGACGACGAGCAGATCGCGCAAGCGCTGGCCGACTGCGCCGTGGTGCGCCTCGCGCCCGGGGCCAGGGTCGAGGATAGCAACCGTGCGCGCCTGTACATCCTGCTGCGCGGCGCGCTCGCGGTCGAGGCCGACACCCGCAACGGCATGGCCGACGGCACGGTCAGCAAGATCTTGCCGGGCGAGAGCGTGGGCGAGCAGTCGGTGCTGGACGAAGCGGCCAACCTGGCCTCGATCAGCGCGCTGGAAGAATCGGAGCTGCTGCTCATCGAAGGCGAACTGGTGTGGAAGCTGATCGACCAGTCGAACGGCCTGGCGCGCAACCTGCTGCGCCTGCTGTCGTTCCGCATCCGGGCCGCCAATGCGCTGCTGCGGCGGCGCCAGAAGCTGGGCGAATTTTACCGCCAGCTGTCGATGAACGATGGCCTGACCGGCATGTACAACCGGGCCTGGATGAACGACATGCTGCCCAAGCTGATCGCCACCGCGCACCGCGCCGGCACGCCGCTGGCGCTGGTGATGCTCGACCTGGATCATTTCAAGCGCTTCAACGATACCCACGGTCACCTGGCCGGCGACGACGCCCTGCGCGCGGCGGCCGACGTGATTTCGACGGCGCTGCGCCCGTCCGATTTCGCGCTGCGCTACGGCGGCGAGGAATTGATGGTGATCCTGCCCGAAACGCCGGAACCGCTGGCGCTGATGGTGGCCGAGCGGCTGTGCTCGCGCATGCGCGAGGCGCCGATTTTCCGCGACATGCGCATTCCGCTGCCGCACATCACGGCTTCGTTCGGGGTGGCCTTGCTGGAAACGGGCATGGATGACAGCGCGCTGATCGCGGCGGCAGACGCGGCCATGTACCGCGCCAAGGAAGGCGGACGCAACCGCGTCGCGCGCTGA
- a CDS encoding helical backbone metal receptor — MHFIDALGTPHQPDPAARIVSLVPSITELLCELGLAGQVVGRTGFCIHPAAQVAAIAKIGGTKDVNLEKIRKLAPTHLVVNIDENEKPTVEALAEFVPNIVVTHPVAPRDNLALARLMGGIFCADAKAAAWCAAFEEEYAALQALPKGRPATVLYCIWQDPWMSVSADTYIARMMAEIGWSVPQLEDASPGATREATRYPRFNWSDELVARIDGVLLSTEPYRFTDVHADALEKQIGKPVHVIDGEMMSWYGSRSLAGLRYLRALAQSASMF; from the coding sequence ATGCACTTCATTGACGCCCTTGGCACCCCCCATCAGCCCGACCCGGCGGCACGCATCGTGTCGCTGGTGCCCTCGATTACCGAATTGCTGTGCGAGCTCGGCCTGGCCGGGCAAGTGGTCGGGCGCACCGGCTTTTGCATCCATCCGGCCGCCCAGGTCGCCGCCATTGCCAAGATCGGCGGCACCAAGGACGTCAACCTGGAAAAAATCCGCAAGCTCGCGCCCACCCATCTGGTGGTCAACATCGACGAGAATGAAAAGCCGACCGTCGAAGCGCTGGCCGAATTTGTGCCGAATATCGTCGTCACCCATCCGGTGGCGCCGCGCGACAATTTGGCGCTGGCACGGCTGATGGGCGGGATTTTTTGCGCCGACGCCAAGGCCGCGGCCTGGTGCGCCGCCTTCGAGGAAGAATACGCGGCGCTGCAGGCGCTGCCCAAGGGACGGCCGGCGACGGTGCTGTACTGCATCTGGCAAGACCCGTGGATGAGCGTCTCGGCGGACACCTACATCGCCCGCATGATGGCCGAGATCGGCTGGAGCGTGCCACAGCTGGAGGATGCGTCGCCTGGCGCGACGCGCGAGGCGACGCGCTACCCACGTTTCAACTGGTCCGATGAACTGGTGGCGCGCATCGACGGCGTGCTGCTGTCGACCGAACCCTACCGCTTCACGGACGTCCACGCGGACGCGCTGGAAAAACAGATCGGCAAGCCGGTGCATGTGATCGATGGTGAAATGATGTCGTGGTACGGCAGCCGTTCGCTGGCCGGTTTGCGCTACTTGCGCGCATTGGCACAGTCGGCGTCGATGTTCTGA
- a CDS encoding HPF/RaiA family ribosome-associated protein, protein MQININTDKTIERHQGLDDHVQSVVSAAVQRFSEHITRVEVHLSDDNSQKSADGGNRCLLEARVTGYQPIAVSDHSVHLHQAITGAAEKLKRAIDSALGRLHDKQLHATPKLVPEPDEVNE, encoded by the coding sequence ATGCAAATCAACATCAATACCGATAAAACGATCGAACGTCATCAGGGCCTCGACGATCATGTGCAATCCGTGGTCTCCGCCGCCGTTCAGCGTTTTAGCGAACACATTACCCGTGTTGAAGTCCACCTCAGCGACGATAACAGCCAGAAATCCGCCGACGGCGGCAACCGCTGCCTGCTCGAAGCGCGCGTGACCGGCTACCAGCCGATCGCCGTGAGCGACCACTCGGTGCACCTGCACCAGGCAATCACCGGCGCTGCGGAAAAACTCAAGCGCGCGATCGACAGCGCCCTGGGCCGCCTGCACGACAAGCAGCTGCACGCGACACCGAAACTGGTGCCCGAGCCGGACGAAGTCAACGAGTAA
- a CDS encoding GNAT family N-acetyltransferase, translated as MSVLAAHLRAFGARTPVEDDAPFLARLYASTRQDLLGSGRAAPTLAAALIAMQQRLQAADYRARFPDAIYLILQEAGEPVARIVVAHGRDALRLVDIALLPPARGRGTGSAVLRALQQFAAERHLPLTLSVHRGNPQARRLYLGLGFAIERADTHADALRWQAA; from the coding sequence GTGAGCGTGCTGGCGGCCCATCTTCGGGCATTCGGTGCGCGCACCCCGGTGGAGGACGACGCGCCCTTCCTGGCGCGTCTGTACGCGTCCACGCGCCAGGACTTGCTCGGCAGCGGCCGCGCCGCCCCCACCCTGGCGGCGGCGCTGATCGCGATGCAGCAGCGCCTGCAGGCGGCCGATTACCGCGCACGCTTTCCGGATGCCATTTATCTGATTTTGCAGGAGGCCGGCGAGCCGGTGGCGCGCATCGTGGTCGCGCATGGCCGCGACGCGCTGCGCCTGGTCGATATCGCCCTGCTGCCGCCGGCACGCGGGCGCGGCACCGGCAGTGCCGTGCTGCGCGCGCTGCAGCAGTTCGCGGCCGAACGTCATCTGCCGCTGACCTTGTCCGTCCACCGCGGCAACCCGCAGGCACGCCGCCTGTACCTGGGACTGGGCTTCGCGATCGAGCGCGCCGACACCCACGCCGACGCCCTGCGCTGGCAAGCTGCATGA
- a CDS encoding MFS transporter, whose translation MSVMSPSNGFSVLRHRNFSFYLGARVLGTLAVQMQSVAIGWQVYQMTGSLFDLGLIGLAQFAPFLVLILLAGHTADRYDRRRIIILCLLTQLLCGLMLLAFTASGVSVVWPVFAILVLFGSARAFMMPATQAVLRNMVPDESFSQAVALSSSAFHVAVIAGPVLGGLLYISGPTTVYLAAATLLVLSVILMSMTHSAPQVVNKEPATWHTVLEGLRFVWSRPIMLGAISLDLFAVLFGGATALLPAYAHDVLQVDAVGLGFLRTAPGVGAALCSVALAFYPIRRRVGAWMFGGVAMFGAATLVLGWSASFPVALGALFLLGAGDMVSVYVRHLLVQFETPDEIRGRVSAVNAVFIGASNELGEFESGLTAGWFGLTRAILFGGAATLAVTAIWIFKFPVLSRMDRFPHHEKEETALRDGKAGA comes from the coding sequence ATGTCTGTGATGTCGCCGTCCAACGGTTTCAGTGTTTTGCGCCACCGTAATTTCTCGTTTTACCTCGGCGCGCGCGTGCTGGGAACCCTGGCGGTACAGATGCAGAGCGTGGCCATCGGTTGGCAGGTGTATCAGATGACGGGCAGCCTGTTCGATCTCGGTCTGATCGGCCTGGCGCAGTTCGCGCCTTTCCTGGTGTTGATTTTGCTCGCCGGCCATACAGCCGACCGCTACGACCGCCGCCGCATCATTATCCTGTGCCTGCTCACGCAATTGCTGTGCGGCCTGATGTTGCTGGCCTTTACGGCAAGCGGGGTGTCGGTGGTGTGGCCGGTGTTTGCCATCCTGGTGTTGTTCGGCAGCGCGCGCGCGTTCATGATGCCGGCCACCCAGGCGGTACTGCGCAATATGGTGCCCGATGAAAGTTTCAGCCAGGCGGTGGCACTGAGTTCGTCGGCGTTTCACGTGGCCGTGATCGCCGGTCCGGTGCTCGGCGGCTTGCTGTACATCTCGGGGCCGACCACGGTGTATCTGGCGGCCGCGACGCTACTGGTGCTGTCGGTGATCCTGATGTCGATGACGCACAGCGCGCCCCAGGTGGTCAACAAGGAGCCGGCCACCTGGCACACGGTGCTGGAAGGCTTGCGCTTCGTGTGGTCGCGCCCGATCATGCTGGGCGCCATTTCGCTCGATCTGTTCGCGGTGCTGTTCGGCGGCGCCACGGCGCTGCTGCCGGCCTACGCGCACGATGTGCTGCAGGTCGACGCGGTGGGACTGGGTTTCCTGCGCACCGCACCCGGCGTCGGCGCCGCGCTGTGCTCGGTTGCGCTGGCGTTTTATCCGATCCGCCGCCGCGTCGGCGCGTGGATGTTCGGCGGCGTGGCCATGTTCGGCGCGGCCACCCTGGTGCTGGGCTGGAGCGCCAGTTTCCCGGTCGCCCTGGGCGCCCTGTTCCTGCTCGGCGCCGGCGACATGGTCAGCGTGTACGTGCGCCATCTGCTGGTGCAGTTCGAAACGCCCGATGAAATCCGCGGCCGCGTGAGCGCGGTCAATGCAGTGTTCATCGGGGCATCCAACGAGCTCGGCGAATTCGAGTCGGGCCTGACCGCCGGCTGGTTCGGACTCACGCGCGCCATCCTGTTCGGCGGTGCCGCCACGCTGGCGGTCACGGCGATCTGGATCTTCAAGTTTCCGGTGCTCTCGCGCATGGACCGTTTTCCCCATCATGAGAAGGAAGAGACGGCGCTGCGTGACGGCAAGGCCGGCGCGTGA